A genomic segment from Agelaius phoeniceus isolate bAgePho1 chromosome 2, bAgePho1.hap1, whole genome shotgun sequence encodes:
- the PCID2 gene encoding PCI domain-containing protein 2 isoform X4: MLEKAAELLMGCFRVCASDTRAGIEDSKKWGMLFLVNQLFKIYFKINKLHLCKPLIRAIDSSNLKDEYSMAQRVTYKYYVGRKAMFDSDFKQAEEYLSFAFEHCHRSSQKNKRMILIYLLPVKMLLGHMPTVQLLKKYDLMQFAEVTKSVSEGNLLLLNDALTKHETFFIRCGIFLILEKLKIITYRNLFKKVYLLLKTHQLSLDAFLIALKFMQVDDVDIDEVQCILANLIYLGHIKGYISHQHQKLVVSKQNPFPPLSTVCC; this comes from the exons ATGttggaaaaggcagcagagctgctgatggGCTGCTTTCGAGTCTGTGCCAGTGACAC TCGAGCAGGCATTGAGGACTCAAAGAAGTGGGGCATGTTGTTTCTTGTGAATCAGctgtttaaaatttattttaag ATCAACAAGCTCCATCTCTGTAAGCCCTTAATTAGAGCAATTGACAGCTCAAATCTGAAGGATGAGTATAGCATGGCACAGAGAGTTACATACAAATACTATGTTGGACGCAAGGCCATGTTTGACAGCGACTTTAAGCAAG CTGAGGAGTATCTGTCATTTGCCTTTGAGCACTGTCACCGATCAAGCCAGAAGAACAAAAGAATGATTTTGATCTACCTGCTGCCAGTAAAAATGTTGTTG GGCCATATGCCAACAGTTCAGCTCTTAAAAAAGTATGACCTTATGCAGTTTGCTGAAGTAACAAAGTCTGTGAG TGAAGGAAATCTTCTCCTTCTGAATGATGCTCTAACAAAGCATGAGACCTTCTTTATTCGATGTGGAATCTTTCTTATCCTTGAGAAGCTGAAAATCATCACATACAGGAATCTCTTCAAGAAAGT ATATTTACTGCTCAAAACTCATCAGCTATCTCTAGATGCTTTTCTGATTGCTCTGAAGTTCATGCAAGTAGATGATGTTGATATTGATGAAGTCCAGTGTATTTTAGCTAACCTCATATATTTG GGTCACATTAAAGGCTACATATCCCATCAGCATCAGAAGCTTGTGGTCAGCAAGCAGAACCCATTTCCTCCACTGTCAACAGTGTGTTGTTGA
- the PCID2 gene encoding PCI domain-containing protein 2 isoform X5, giving the protein MLFLVNQLFKIYFKINKLHLCKPLIRAIDSSNLKDEYSMAQRVTYKYYVGRKAMFDSDFKQAEEYLSFAFEHCHRSSQKNKRMILIYLLPVKMLLGHMPTVQLLKKYDLMQFAEVTKSVSEGNLLLLNDALTKHETFFIRCGIFLILEKLKIITYRNLFKKVYLLLKTHQLSLDAFLIALKFMQVDDVDIDEVQCILANLIYLGHIKGYISHQHQKLVVSKQNPFPPLSTVCC; this is encoded by the exons ATGTTGTTTCTTGTGAATCAGctgtttaaaatttattttaag ATCAACAAGCTCCATCTCTGTAAGCCCTTAATTAGAGCAATTGACAGCTCAAATCTGAAGGATGAGTATAGCATGGCACAGAGAGTTACATACAAATACTATGTTGGACGCAAGGCCATGTTTGACAGCGACTTTAAGCAAG CTGAGGAGTATCTGTCATTTGCCTTTGAGCACTGTCACCGATCAAGCCAGAAGAACAAAAGAATGATTTTGATCTACCTGCTGCCAGTAAAAATGTTGTTG GGCCATATGCCAACAGTTCAGCTCTTAAAAAAGTATGACCTTATGCAGTTTGCTGAAGTAACAAAGTCTGTGAG TGAAGGAAATCTTCTCCTTCTGAATGATGCTCTAACAAAGCATGAGACCTTCTTTATTCGATGTGGAATCTTTCTTATCCTTGAGAAGCTGAAAATCATCACATACAGGAATCTCTTCAAGAAAGT ATATTTACTGCTCAAAACTCATCAGCTATCTCTAGATGCTTTTCTGATTGCTCTGAAGTTCATGCAAGTAGATGATGTTGATATTGATGAAGTCCAGTGTATTTTAGCTAACCTCATATATTTG GGTCACATTAAAGGCTACATATCCCATCAGCATCAGAAGCTTGTGGTCAGCAAGCAGAACCCATTTCCTCCACTGTCAACAGTGTGTTGTTGA